The genomic DNA TTGCTGCTCACTTAAATACGTTTCCAGCTCCGTTCCTATAAAAGCACTGTTTACTTGTTTTGTAAAAACCGTTTCATTTGGTTCTGGTTTGATTATGTCTTTAAACTCTGTTCCTTCATTGTTTGTATGGTGTAAAGGTGATTGGGGTTGAATGGATAGATGTTTGGAGTAAATGATCGGCCCCTTCCTCTTCCTCCACTCCGCTTGCAAACGTGCCATGTTTTCCTCTGCCTCTGGATTGTTTCTATTCCCCCAATAAGGATGATCAAACCCTTTTTGAACATCAAGGATCAGTAAGGCTGGTAAGTTGATTAATTTTGTCATGAGCTAACTCCTAACTGATAAACTTCTTCTACCACTTACATTGTTAACATGTGAAGTCCCTTTCATTACATAATTTTATCGTTAACAAGAAAGAGTAAGAAGAAAGTCATCAGGAGGTTATTATATGGATCACAAGGAATATACAGAAGTTGGAACGGATATTAATGAGGTCAAAAAGAAAAATGCGGAATCTGGCTTGTCTTATAATGAAGTAAAAGCGTTACTGGCTCAAACAGGCGGCAAAGACACTAGTCAATACAGTGATACAGATGTAGAGGAAATTAGAAGTAGAATCCATGGACAAGACATCCAATCTTAGTTGGATGTCTTTTTTACATTTCAAAAAAACTTTGTCTTTCAACTTTGCACACTCTTAAAGAGAAAGACTGATACCATTCGGATTTCCCCTTTTCCTGGGCGATGATGTGTGCGGAATGCTCTTTCCACGCATGGATCGCATCTATGGAGTCCCAGTAAGAAACCGTAATTCCCAATTGTTCATCTCGGGCACTTTCTACCCCTAGAAATCCTGGCTGTTTGGAGGCTAATTCAACCATTTTAGTGGCCATTACTCCGTATCCATTGTCCGCATTCGTTCTTTGCGAGGAAAAAATCACCGCGTAATAAGGTGGTTCCGGTGTTTTCATTATTGCACTCATACAAGTTACCCCCTTCTATCTAACCCATAAGATGAGAAAGAAAATATTGAAAGCCGTAAAATCCCATCGAACTCAGGCTCGTCACTAATAATGCAATCAATATGTACGGATTTTCTTTGTTTGGTTTTAACAAATAAAAAATGGATAAACCTAGTCCAATGATAAAAAATACCAGCCAATACCATTCAAGAAAGGTATGTTCAAAATTTACTAAAAAATTGACAATGTAAAATAAATTAATGCCTAGTAATAAGTAAATGCTGATTTTCTTCAAAGTAACACCTTCTTTTTTATAATTGAAATTTATATGTTGTTTGAATCAAATGCGATTGGCATGTTCGTGGTAGGACTCCTTTAAGACTTGAGATCCGTTGAATAGACGTTTTTATATTGTATCATATAATGGGAAATGTTGGGGTGTTTGGAGGACGTTCTAAATATGAATGGTTAATATATAGGATGAAAATAGCCAATAATAATTCCGACTACATAGAAAGGAGTGAAACTCTTGACCAACCGAAACGATAACCGCGAACGTAAAAATAAGTATCCGAACAATAAACAGCAAGATACAGAATTCTCAAAGGAAAAAGATATTCGTAGCGAAATCACCAAGAAAGATTTAAATAAATAAAACAAAAACGCTTGGGTTTACCTAAGCGTTTTTTTGAATTATATTGTGTCATCGATATGTGAGACAACTAGGTTTTAGTGATTTTTAAACCAGACAAACCAGCCGCTCTCTTCTTTTTTGGCAATAAAGATCTGGCCTTGGCTTCCACTGGTAGCCTTCACTTTTGGAAAATGCAAACGGACGAGCCAGGATCTGTCTGCCACCTCTTTTCCGCAAAAGTGTTTAGCCATACCGTAATAATTTTCTTCCTCACTTTTACCCACTGTCCTCGGAAAAGGTTTTAGTGAAACGACCTCCCATTCTGAATAAAGCTCTGGAAACTCTCCCACTTCATAAGCAATCGGAACAAGAACCCGCAACGCTTTTTCCACTTCATGAATGTTTTCAATGGATACTACTTCGAGTGTATGGGAATCAGGACATTCCTTTGGCTGTGCATAGCTGGTATTAGAAGTAACGAATCGAAAATATGCAGGAAGTTCGCCACGCAAACGTGATTGTGACTGAGAATAATGCTTATGTTGCAGTCGTGTTAGAGGACAACACAAAAGGTGATGTTCGAGAGGACTTAGAAAAGAAAATTTCGGATCAAGTAAAATCAACCGACAAAGGAATCAATAATGTTTTTGTTTCAAGTAACCCAGACTTCGTTGATCGTATGGGAGATTATGGAGACAAGATCCAAAAGGGTGAACCGGTTAAAGGATTGTTTGAGGAATTTACAGAAATGGTTCAGCGTGTTTTTCCTAGTGGAAGATAAAAAGATAAGGGCGAAGCTGACTTTGTGTGATCCAAGTGTCATCTTCGCCCTTCTTGGTGATTTTAATTCTTATCGAAAAACCTCTGTCAAGAGTACCATAGACACAAACCCAAAGATAAATGCCCAGGTGGATGCCCTTTCGTTTCCGTCTCCATGGCTTTCTGGAATTAGTTCCTTATAAACCACAAATAGCATGGAACCAGCTGCAAATGCTAGTCCATAAGGAATCAACGGCTCAAATGTCCCCCCCAAGAGTACGCCTATTAAACCTGCAGACATTTCAATAACTCCAGTTAAAGTTGCAAGTAAAATAGAACGTATCACACTTACATTTTGACTCAATAAAAACAATGCAACCAAAAATCCGTCTGGGACATTCTGTAACCCTATGGCAAACGACACAAGCGAACCAACCTCATAGTTTTCACTTGCATTACTGATCCCTACCGATAATCCTTCTGGTAGATTATGAAGACACATAGCTACAAGAAACAATAAAACCACTCTCTTTTTTCTTGAGGATTGCTCCGAATGGTTGAGGTCAACATGCGGAATCATACTTTCCAACAAGGTTAGAACGAGTGTTCCAAATAAGATTCCAACCACCAAAACCATTACATTTGATAGCTGAATAGCATTTGGAATTAACCCGTAGGCAGATGCAGCGACCATGATTCCCGCTGTGGAAGCTAATAACATATCTTTTCCTTTATGAGAAACATCTCTTACGAGTAAAATAGGCAAGGCGCCTAAACCGGTACATAATGATGAGACAATAATTGGGAGTAAGGACATGGACAACCTCCATTAGATTATATACCCATCATATGTATAACTTGTCCAAGCATTCTTGTAAAAAAATAGACAGCTATTCTTTCATGAATAACTGTCCGTTTTTTATTAAGGCTATTTCCACGTTAAAATCGGCTTTAGATTTTAACAACAATCTTTGCGAAAACAGCCTTTATTAAAACTCATGGTCCTTAAACATCTCTTTTAACTTCCCGATGCTGCTCCTTGGTGTGAGGATGTATAGAATATCACCTTCAAGCAAACAAGTATCCCCTCTTGGTGTGAGCAATTTATCCGAGCGAATGATGGCGTTGATTAGGACATTTTCTGGAAATAAAATGTCTACGATTTTTTTGTTCACTAACAGATCTTCTTTATGGATTTCGTACTCGATGATTTCAGCATTGGCTTTTCCGATAGAGACAAGTTCCAATGAGTGTGCAGGGGTGGATTTCTTTGGTCCCGTTAGCCCTAGTTTCTCAGCGAGTAAAAGAATGGTTGACCCTTGAATCAAAGCAGATGTAAAAACGACGAAGAAAACGACATTAAAGATCGTCTGACTATCGGCAATTCCCGCAAGCATAGGGAATGTTGCCAAAACGATCGGCACCGCTCCGCGTAATCCTGCCCAAGAGACAAAGATCTTTTCTTTATGGTTAAAATCCATCTTTATCGTTGAGAGGTAAACTGCGATCGGACGTGCAACAAAGATTAAAGCTACTGAAATAAGGATACCTTTTATCATCACATCAGAAGTAAAAAGCTGAGATGGGAAAACCAACAATCCTAGAAGGATAAACATTAAGATCTGCATCATCCAGGCAAACCCTTCATTGAATCGGAAAATGGACGTTTTATAGGTTAAGTCAGAATTTCCTATAACAAGGGCTGCCACGTATACGGCTAACAATCCACTTGCATGTGCCAACGCTGTGAAACTATAGGTTAGTAAGGCAAAAGCTACTGCAAAAATGGGATAAAGTCCACTAGAATCTAGATTAATACGATTAATTGCCATGGTTGCTAGTTTCCCAAAGATGACCCCAATAAGTAATCCCATTCCCATCTGCCAAAAGAAAGATAGGATAAGTAGGAACACGTTCGTTTCCTCAATCGTCAGCAATTGAATAAACATTAATGTTAAGAACATGGCCATAGGATCGTTCGTACCAGATTCAGCTTCTAGAGTTGATCCAAGTTTAGGGTTAATGTTCTGCCCCTTTAATACAGCAAAGACAGCAGCCGCATCGGTAGAACCTACGATAGACCCAATTAAAAATGCTTCAAGCCAAGGTAAATCAAATAATAAATTAACAACAACAGCTACCACGGAAGTCGTAATTAATACTCCTATGGTTGCAAGAGATAACGATGGCTTCAATACCGATTTTACTGTTGTCCATCTTGTCTGCAACCCACCCTCAAACAAAATGATAATCAGTGCTAGTACACCAATTAACTGTGCGTATGTGGCATTATCGAAATAGATGATTCCTAACCCATCACTTCCAACAATCATCCCTACGGCTAAAAAGAGAATAAGAGCTGGCATGCCAAGTCGACTTGAGAATTTGGTCGTGATGATTCCTATAATCAGAAGTAACGAACCTAGTAAAATCGAGTAATCAATATTAATCATGTTTTTTCTCCCCCTTATAAATTCACATCGATTTCTGTTTTGATTTCTTCCTCCTTTTTGATTCCTAAATATTTTAATGTCTCAGAAGAGGATGTATGGTGAAAAATCTTTTGTAGAAGTGCAATGGCGATTCCTTTTTTGTAGGCGTGATAACCAAAGGTTTTTCTCATGGAGTGTGTTCCAATATTCCCTTCAATCCCCACATGTTTTGCCGCTTTGTTGATGATTCGATACGCCTGTTGTCTCGTAATGGGGTCATTCGTTTTAGAGGATTTAAAAACATAATCACTATAAAGATAGGAAATTGAGGAAAGATAAAGAGATATAGCGTATTTCACCTTTGAATTCACATAAATGGGGATTTCCTGCTCTTCTCGCTCCATGAAATTCTTAGTACTACCATTTTCGTTAAGGATGTCACACCACTTGATGGTCAATATTTCACTAATTTTCAAGCCTGTATTTATTCCAAGAACAAATAATAAATAATCTCTAGCCGACTGGTCTTTTAGATGCTTTTTAAGAGCTTTTATTTTTGTCGTATCACGAATCGCATCTACATATTCCATAGTGTTTGATTCCCTTCTTCTGAGCATATAATTGGTAACATAACCTTATTATATTATATACTTATGTTACATACAAATATGTTGCTTACAAGGCTCTTTATTTTATATTTATTACATTTAATAGAAAAGGCGTGATGGGTTTTGACAGATTTAGCATTAGAAAAAAGACAACACCGTAGATTATCTGTACGAAGAATTGTACAAAGAGGTGTATTTATTACCATTGGGGCTTTGTTAATGGCTGTAGGGTTAGAGATATTCTTGATTCCTAACCAGGTTATTGATGGTGGTGTAACCGGGGTTTCAATTATGCTTTCCCATATCACTGGAATTAAATTAGGGATCTTTCTTTTCATACTAAACTTACCTTTTGTATATCTAGGTTATAAGCAATTTGGAAAAACATTTGCGATTTCCACCATCTATGGAATTATCATGTTATCCTTATTTGCAACATTTTTTCATCCAGTCGATCCATTCACCGATGACATTTTACTAGCTACGATGATGCCATTACCGACCGTCTTGGTAGAGGGGTTACCTTTTTACACGGAGAAGGTGCTTATACAGGCGATGAAAAAAAGGTCATTTTCTGTATCATCACAAGGCTAGAAGAATCGAAAATGACTAGTATTGTTGAAGAAATTGACCCCTCTGCCTTTTTAGCCATTGCAGATATTGCGGAGGTTAGAGGCGGAAGATTTAAGAAAAAAGCCATCCATTAGAACAAAAAGACCTCTCTCATTTTTTCCTGAGTGAGGTCTTTCTTTACTGGCTATTCATCGGTTGAAGAATTTCTGGAACTTCATTTTTCGGACTATTTACTAATGGAGAAATCTCATACTTCACCATTTCGTGGGCTGGATAAGGTCTTAACAACGATTTTAACATTGTGGTATCTTGGTTATTCGGGTCTAACCAGGTGTCGTAGTCCTCTTTTTTTAAAATAACTGGCATTCGATCGTGAACATCCTCTGTCACTTCGTTTGGTGTGGTTGTGATAATTGTACAAGTGACAATTGGTGACTGCCCTTCCTTTTTCCAAACATCATAAAGCCCTGCTAGTGCAAATGGCTTGTGATCCTTCATGACAAATCGATACGGTTGTTTCTCTTTCCCATTCTTCTTCCACTCATAGAAGCCATCGCTCAAGATGAGGCATCGTCGCTGTTTGAAAGGTTGTTTAAATGATGGTTTTTCATCGATTCCTTCACTTCGAGCATTAATCATTTTATACCCTATTTTCGGATCATCCGCCCAATATGGGACCAAGCCCCATTTCAAATACGCTCCTTTTCGTCCCCCTTTGTTTTGACCGATCGCAAGCACCATTTGACTGGGAGCTATATTATACCTTGGTCCAATTTCCTCAAAGAATTCAAATTCAAACTGCCTCTTTAAATTATATATTTCTTCGGTTAAGGAAAATCTTCCACACATGGAACGCACACCTCTCTTGCTTGAACTTTATATATGTATCATTATAACGATTTGCCATCCATTTTATTATTATTCTAAATTATCTTAATTTCCTTGAAAAATTTTCTATGAACCTTTACCCTTAATGTCAAGGGAGTGAACATCATGAGTGATCTATCAAATGTCAATTACAGCCAGATTGTTGAATATTCGCTTGACCCCATTATTATTCATACCAATTTAAAGATCATTTACATCAACCAAGCAGCTGCAGCTTTTTTTAGAACCACCATAGAAGAGGCGATTGGCCTTAACCCGCTTGATATTTTTCAAGAATTCTCCAAGGCTGCCATTGAAAAAAGAATCCAATCTGCTTACGAGCAACCAATGCCAGTCATTGAAGAAACTGTTTTCCGAATGGACGGGACCACGGTAGATATTGACTTGTATTGTCATCCTGCTCCGATTGGGAATCAAAGGGCTATTCAATCCCTCGTATGGGACATTACAGAACGAAAAGAAAACGAAAACCAACAAAAGGAAATGCAAAAACAAATTAATGAGTTATCATTAACTCTAGTGCCTTTTACGAATGAGATATCTGTCCTCCCACTTGTAGGATCAATCAATGAGGAACGAGCGAGGCAGCTTCTTGATACGATACCGATGAAAGTGCAAAAACAAAAGGTAGAATGCCTCATTTTCGATTTCTCTGGGATCTTTAGTCTAGATAACTTAGTTGCTGATACTCTTTTTAATATCGTTCATGTTATGTCACTTTTAGGTGTACGTTCTGTTATTACTGGACTAAGGCCACAATTGGCTAAGCTCTCGGTCGATCAAGGACTAAACTTATCGTCCACTCACTCGTTTGCCACTGTTAAGGATGCGATTGGATATTTTCAAGGAAGATAAAAAGAGCTAGAGATAGTGAGGTTTTGTACCTTACTATATTTATAGGGTGTAAATAAATTTTTACACCCCGAAGGTAGTAATTCTAAATAGACTCTCCCCTATTCATGATTTTTTCATATTTGCAATGATCATCGGTTATTCCTTTCAACTCAAACCCATTATTTTCGTAAAATCGGTTCAATTTTTCATTTTCTGCAACACAATCCAATCTTACTCTGTCTATCTCTCTCGTAGAAAGCCACTCAATCACTTTTTGACCTATTCCCTTCCTCATAAAGGCTGGAGAAATGGCGAGTCTATGCAAATAGGAGGTATTTGCTGGAAGATCATCTCCCCAAATATGTTGGTCCCATTCCCCTGCCTCCGGTAAAAGAGTGAATGTAGCTATAAATGCTTCATCTTTTTCGACTATATAGGTCAGTCCGTTGGAGATCCACTCTTTTAGCTCGTCATCTTCTCCCTCTAATAAAAAACTCCATTGGTTGATTTTTGTATCCTTCATCCATTGTGCAAGTGTATTTAGTAAGTTATGAACTTGATCACTGTCATTAGTGGTGGCAACTCTAATATGTAAATCTGAAATTCCCATACAGACCCTCCTCTTTGCTTCCTTTTAATAATACAACAAATTTTTCCACTTTCCTGCAAGTTCGTTTTACTGATTGAGTCAAGTTTTTGTGGGAGGTTTTTTTGGATAGAAAAACTCCCCTCTTATTTAGTTATATTTCCCACCTAAATGAAAGCGTTATCTAAACAATTTAGTTTTGTTTTTGTTCATTTCCTTCATTTTTTAAAAACCTCGTAAGGCTTGTAAAGCATGGTATATCGGCTTTCCTTTTTGCCGATTTAAATATGATAAATTATTTCTTGTTAGCTCTCCGACTGAACTCTTTAACTTTTCCACATAATATTTTGGCTGAGAAACAGAAGCGGTTTGATCGTTAGGGTTAATTCGTCCTAAAATCGTCTTGATTTCTAATTCATCCTTCATACCAACCATAAAGTCAATAAATGCTTGTATTCCTTTATCGCACCAGCTGCGGCCGTTTTTAAGCCGTTTAGCGAATACACTCATCGTTCCTTCCGCACTTCCCATTGGACGATAGTGGCTTGTGTCTATGTCTTTTTCCTTCAACCATTCGCGATAATCTCCAAGGGCCTGAGGATATTTTGACAGCTGTTGTATGAACTCTTCTAACCGTTCTTCTTTCTTTTCGTTTTCAAGAGTACCAACTGCACTATTAAGTTCCACTAGGAATCCTTTCGCATCATATTGAGCCAGTTTCTTACGAATGACTCTATATCTCTTATGGCCTTTGAAAAGCGTTTTAACCTCACGAGCTACATGGAATCGGTCGATGACAAAGAATGCATTCTTATAGTGATCCTGACAAGCCGTAATCCACTGGGCTCCATCCCCATTAATTACGAGGTGATGTTCACTCGGATTGTAGTTGTAATTATCTATTAAGAACTGCTCAAATCCT from Robertmurraya sp. FSL R5-0851 includes the following:
- a CDS encoding cysteine hydrolase family protein, with product MTKLINLPALLILDVQKGFDHPYWGNRNNPEAEENMARLQAEWRKRKGPIIYSKHLSIQPQSPLHHTNNEGTEFKDIIKPEPNETVFTKQVNSAFIGTELETYLSEQQIKTVVITGLSTQHCISTTTRMSGNLGYQTYLVSDAIAAFEITDHNGKKHSADTVQELELAMLQKEFATIVTTDEMIKQLDHL
- a CDS encoding gamma-type small acid-soluble spore protein, whose protein sequence is MDHKEYTEVGTDINEVKKKNAESGLSYNEVKALLAQTGGKDTSQYSDTDVEEIRSRIHGQDIQS
- a CDS encoding antibiotic biosynthesis monooxygenase family protein, whose protein sequence is MSAIMKTPEPPYYAVIFSSQRTNADNGYGVMATKMVELASKQPGFLGVESARDEQLGITVSYWDSIDAIHAWKEHSAHIIAQEKGKSEWYQSFSLRVCKVERQSFFEM
- a CDS encoding ZIP family metal transporter is translated as MSMSLLPIIVSSLCTGLGALPILLVRDVSHKGKDMLLASTAGIMVAASAYGLIPNAIQLSNVMVLVVGILFGTLVLTLLESMIPHVDLNHSEQSSRKKRVVLLFLVAMCLHNLPEGLSVGISNASENYEVGSLVSFAIGLQNVPDGFLVALFLLSQNVSVIRSILLATLTGVIEMSAGLIGVLLGGTFEPLIPYGLAFAAGSMLFVVYKELIPESHGDGNERASTWAFIFGFVSMVLLTEVFR
- a CDS encoding potassium/proton antiporter, producing the protein MINIDYSILLGSLLLIIGIITTKFSSRLGMPALILFLAVGMIVGSDGLGIIYFDNATYAQLIGVLALIIILFEGGLQTRWTTVKSVLKPSLSLATIGVLITTSVVAVVVNLLFDLPWLEAFLIGSIVGSTDAAAVFAVLKGQNINPKLGSTLEAESGTNDPMAMFLTLMFIQLLTIEETNVFLLILSFFWQMGMGLLIGVIFGKLATMAINRINLDSSGLYPIFAVAFALLTYSFTALAHASGLLAVYVAALVIGNSDLTYKTSIFRFNEGFAWMMQILMFILLGLLVFPSQLFTSDVMIKGILISVALIFVARPIAVYLSTIKMDFNHKEKIFVSWAGLRGAVPIVLATFPMLAGIADSQTIFNVVFFVVFTSALIQGSTILLLAEKLGLTGPKKSTPAHSLELVSIGKANAEIIEYEIHKEDLLVNKKIVDILFPENVLINAIIRSDKLLTPRGDTCLLEGDILYILTPRSSIGKLKEMFKDHEF
- a CDS encoding tyrosine-type recombinase/integrase; translated protein: MEYVDAIRDTTKIKALKKHLKDQSARDYLLFVLGINTGLKISEILTIKWCDILNENGSTKNFMEREEQEIPIYVNSKVKYAISLYLSSISYLYSDYVFKSSKTNDPITRQQAYRIINKAAKHVGIEGNIGTHSMRKTFGYHAYKKGIAIALLQKIFHHTSSSETLKYLGIKKEEEIKTEIDVNL
- a CDS encoding SOS response-associated peptidase, yielding MCGRFSLTEEIYNLKRQFEFEFFEEIGPRYNIAPSQMVLAIGQNKGGRKGAYLKWGLVPYWADDPKIGYKMINARSEGIDEKPSFKQPFKQRRCLILSDGFYEWKKNGKEKQPYRFVMKDHKPFALAGLYDVWKKEGQSPIVTCTIITTTPNEVTEDVHDRMPVILKKEDYDTWLDPNNQDTTMLKSLLRPYPAHEMVKYEISPLVNSPKNEVPEILQPMNSQ
- a CDS encoding PAS domain S-box protein, whose product is MSDLSNVNYSQIVEYSLDPIIIHTNLKIIYINQAAAAFFRTTIEEAIGLNPLDIFQEFSKAAIEKRIQSAYEQPMPVIEETVFRMDGTTVDIDLYCHPAPIGNQRAIQSLVWDITERKENENQQKEMQKQINELSLTLVPFTNEISVLPLVGSINEERARQLLDTIPMKVQKQKVECLIFDFSGIFSLDNLVADTLFNIVHVMSLLGVRSVITGLRPQLAKLSVDQGLNLSSTHSFATVKDAIGYFQGR
- a CDS encoding GNAT family N-acetyltransferase; this translates as MGISDLHIRVATTNDSDQVHNLLNTLAQWMKDTKINQWSFLLEGEDDELKEWISNGLTYIVEKDEAFIATFTLLPEAGEWDQHIWGDDLPANTSYLHRLAISPAFMRKGIGQKVIEWLSTREIDRVRLDCVAENEKLNRFYENNGFELKGITDDHCKYEKIMNRGESI
- a CDS encoding ISLre2 family transposase, coding for MKKDTIQLPTLKELEKDLFVMLQKTFGEVLTKQLEEMDQQIAENRDKKRFYLQDKRAVEMDTSFGSIIINRNYYRDREKGGYVYLLDHYLEFEGSKGFSPLVETMAMEMAVQGTSYRHASSMIEKLLGYKVISHETIRQHLLQTEVTFVKPTDQLRKVLFVEVDGLYVKRQRGKRRGREEKIASVHEGWIVNGKRTSLIAKRHYVHKGKEAFWEGFEQFLIDNYNYNPSEHHLVINGDGAQWITACQDHYKNAFFVIDRFHVAREVKTLFKGHKRYRVIRKKLAQYDAKGFLVELNSAVGTLENEKKEERLEEFIQQLSKYPQALGDYREWLKEKDIDTSHYRPMGSAEGTMSVFAKRLKNGRSWCDKGIQAFIDFMVGMKDELEIKTILGRINPNDQTASVSQPKYYVEKLKSSVGELTRNNLSYLNRQKGKPIYHALQALRGF